A window from Aliamphritea hakodatensis encodes these proteins:
- the rsgA gene encoding ribosome small subunit-dependent GTPase A — protein sequence MTTVFTLSQLGWSAFFQQQLSLEECTAQVPARIVAQHRSCIDVLTEQGPKRLMAGPAIPAALTLTTGDWLLLNPDGSFYRMLQRRSCFSRKAAGSRVAEQLIAANVDTVFVATALNHDFSLNRTERYLALIREAGADAVVVLTKADLCDDPAGYQRQVQALDPRLVVETVNGLDAASVATLQPWCRAGSTVAVLGSSGVGKSTLINTLLGQSALLTGEARTSDDKGRHTTTARTLHLMNDGGILLDTPGMRELQLADCETGVQETFADITELAERCRYSDCQHQSEPGCAVTEALQAEKIDARRLANYLSLMREQAHNAASLAEKRARDRSKSRYYRSVQTEARQRKKGR from the coding sequence ATGACTACAGTTTTTACCCTGTCCCAACTGGGATGGAGCGCGTTTTTTCAACAACAACTTTCACTCGAAGAATGTACCGCCCAGGTACCCGCCAGAATCGTTGCACAGCACCGGTCCTGTATTGATGTTTTAACCGAACAGGGCCCGAAAAGGCTGATGGCCGGGCCGGCAATTCCGGCGGCACTGACACTGACAACCGGTGACTGGCTGCTGCTGAACCCGGACGGAAGCTTTTACAGGATGCTGCAACGCCGCTCCTGCTTTTCCCGTAAGGCTGCCGGCAGCAGGGTGGCTGAACAGCTGATCGCAGCGAATGTTGATACGGTGTTCGTGGCAACGGCACTGAATCATGACTTTTCACTGAACCGCACTGAGCGCTATCTGGCATTAATCCGTGAAGCCGGAGCGGATGCCGTGGTGGTGTTAACCAAGGCCGATCTTTGTGATGATCCTGCCGGCTATCAGCGTCAGGTTCAGGCACTGGACCCGCGGCTGGTGGTCGAAACCGTTAACGGGCTGGATGCTGCCAGCGTGGCAACTCTGCAACCATGGTGCCGTGCCGGCAGTACTGTCGCGGTACTGGGGTCGTCCGGGGTCGGGAAATCCACCCTGATCAACACCCTGCTGGGGCAGTCAGCTCTGCTGACGGGTGAAGCCAGAACGTCCGACGATAAGGGCAGGCACACCACCACAGCCCGTACGCTGCACCTTATGAATGACGGGGGAATCCTGCTGGATACCCCCGGCATGCGCGAGTTGCAGCTGGCGGACTGTGAAACCGGTGTGCAGGAGACCTTTGCTGATATTACAGAGCTGGCAGAGCGATGCCGCTACAGTGATTGTCAGCATCAGTCGGAACCTGGCTGTGCGGTGACTGAAGCGTTACAGGCTGAAAAGATTGATGCCCGCCGTCTGGCGAACTATCTCAGCCTGATGCGTGAACAGGCACATAATGCAGCCAGTCTGGCAGAGAAAAGAGCCAGAGACCGCTCAAAAAGCCGCTATTACCGTTCCGTGCAAACTGAAGCACGGCAGCGTAAAAAAGGGCGTTAG
- a CDS encoding ester cyclase: MSPVKKTMISALLLFASVQPLYAQTPAEIMQTFYQVADSRPLDQNKLAGFFADSFTDHDPQPGHADSNGEMMAAFYDLLLAASEDAVHEITFIEPVGGNKALVRWKWKGTHTGDLFGVPASGNRFDIAGMELWEFNDAGKITGLWHVEDVAKLFAQIGQQ, translated from the coding sequence ATGTCGCCAGTTAAAAAAACAATGATTTCAGCACTGCTGCTGTTTGCGTCGGTGCAACCCCTTTACGCACAGACACCGGCAGAAATAATGCAGACATTTTATCAGGTAGCCGACAGCCGGCCGCTGGATCAGAATAAGCTGGCAGGCTTCTTTGCCGACAGTTTCACGGATCATGATCCGCAGCCGGGCCACGCTGACAGTAACGGAGAAATGATGGCAGCCTTCTACGACCTGCTGCTGGCCGCTTCGGAGGATGCTGTCCATGAGATCACCTTCATTGAACCGGTAGGTGGGAATAAAGCGCTGGTGCGCTGGAAATGGAAAGGCACACATACCGGTGATTTATTCGGTGTGCCGGCCTCCGGAAATCGCTTCGACATTGCCGGTATGGAACTGTGGGAATTCAATGACGCAGGAAAAATAACCGGCCTCTGGCATGTGGAAGATGTGGCTAAGCTGTTTGCCCAGATCGGACAACAATAG
- a CDS encoding winged helix-turn-helix transcriptional regulator, translating into MESDGYRKCPVQRTLEAVGGKWKLLIIASIKSEEVVRFSVLNHLVTGISQKVLAAQLKELEAEGFIRRTAYPEVPPRVEYSLTDLGKSLYPVLDSIADWAEANYPDKPPA; encoded by the coding sequence ATGGAATCAGACGGTTACAGAAAATGCCCTGTTCAGCGAACGCTGGAGGCAGTTGGCGGCAAATGGAAACTGCTGATAATCGCCAGCATTAAAAGCGAGGAAGTGGTGCGGTTCAGTGTGCTGAACCATCTGGTCACGGGCATTTCGCAGAAAGTGTTAGCCGCACAGCTGAAAGAGCTGGAAGCGGAAGGGTTTATACGCCGAACAGCCTATCCGGAAGTACCACCCAGAGTGGAATACAGCCTGACCGACCTGGGTAAATCACTGTATCCGGTGCTGGATTCAATTGCCGACTGGGCGGAAGCGAATTATCCGGATAAGCCGCCAGCCTGA
- a CDS encoding aminomethyltransferase family protein, translating into MSESTRHSVLASRHRALGSELEDWNGMGTAWTYASDPCAEHDAVRGAAGLFDMSPLKKVYLRGPDALKVADHVITRDMTGIYPGKSAYGAILTPQGTVCDDAIIANNGADEWLFCHGSGESMAYLQESAEGLNVSIELDDALHNLSLQGPKALALLNRFCSADLSGMAYFHHQAAELFGHPCRISRTGYSGERGYEILVDQAWAGDIWDNLLSEGAGDGVMPCSFTALDKVRIEAGLLFYGYDMTTEHTPWEVGLGFTVSRNKGSFRGKDALFAAEQSPRILPAGFVFDHSDSLAGGEVLKLDGETVGVVNSPCWSHRMNQSLALGHVSPAAASPGTALVAVAEDGSEYLAKVSTMPFYDPQKRRTHEG; encoded by the coding sequence ATGAGCGAATCTACACGACACTCCGTACTGGCCAGCCGTCACCGGGCGTTAGGGTCTGAACTGGAAGACTGGAACGGCATGGGCACCGCCTGGACATATGCCAGTGACCCCTGTGCGGAACATGATGCGGTCCGTGGCGCGGCCGGGCTGTTTGATATGTCGCCGCTGAAGAAAGTGTATCTGCGCGGCCCGGATGCCCTGAAAGTGGCCGACCATGTCATCACCCGTGATATGACAGGTATTTATCCCGGAAAATCGGCCTACGGTGCCATTCTGACACCACAGGGAACGGTCTGTGACGATGCCATCATTGCCAACAACGGTGCAGATGAATGGCTGTTCTGCCATGGCTCGGGGGAGAGCATGGCGTATCTGCAGGAATCCGCTGAAGGGCTGAACGTCAGCATTGAACTGGATGATGCCCTGCATAATCTGTCGTTGCAGGGGCCAAAGGCGCTGGCGCTGTTAAACCGTTTCTGTTCGGCGGATCTCAGCGGGATGGCGTATTTTCATCATCAGGCTGCAGAGCTGTTTGGTCACCCCTGCCGGATATCCCGTACCGGTTATTCCGGCGAGCGGGGCTATGAAATTCTGGTGGATCAGGCATGGGCCGGTGATATTTGGGATAACCTGCTCAGTGAAGGGGCCGGGGACGGTGTCATGCCCTGTTCCTTTACGGCGCTGGATAAAGTCCGTATTGAAGCCGGGCTGTTATTCTATGGCTATGATATGACCACCGAACATACCCCCTGGGAAGTGGGGCTGGGGTTTACGGTCAGCCGCAACAAAGGCTCCTTCCGGGGTAAGGATGCATTGTTTGCTGCAGAACAGTCACCGAGGATTTTGCCGGCAGGATTCGTCTTTGATCACAGCGACAGCCTTGCCGGTGGCGAGGTTCTGAAACTGGACGGTGAAACAGTGGGCGTGGTGAACAGCCCCTGCTGGTCCCACCGGATGAATCAGTCACTGGCGCTGGGCCATGTGTCTCCGGCGGCAGCATCACCGGGAACGGCGCTGGTCGCGGTTGCCGAAGACGGTAGCGAATATCTGGCAAAAGTAAGCACCATGCCGTTTTATGATCCGCAAAAGCGGCGCACCCACGAAGGCTGA
- a CDS encoding trimethylamine methyltransferase family protein: protein MLHSENAKQAGRPTRRNRRPGRITQRGNPLPKVHLIDRKTPLYNLLDDAALDALEDQADWILEDIGIVFKNDEEALALFAAAGALVDGDRVRFPQGLARQLCQTAPHRFNLYGRKPDYVVPVGGKSVVLTPAYGSPFVTDLDNGRRYATLNDFENFVKLAQQTPWLQHSGGTVCEPVNIPVNKRHLDMTYAHLRYSEKPFMGAVTSAERAEDSITMARLVYGQEYMDTHCVIQGNINVNSPLVFDDVMTGSLKAYARANQGIVLSPFILGGAMGPVTQPALIAQAHAEAMVGIALGQLVRPGSPVVYGNFLTTMNLKSGAPTFGTPEANLSALAIGQLCRRLGLPLRCGGHLTASKVADGQAMQESSDSMNAGLLAGGNYILHAAGWLEGGLTMGYEKFVMDLDRCGMIHTQLAGLTIDANSLGTQAYLQAGPGENFLATEHTMANFREANYLSDLADTNSFEQWQEDGSLTIEQRANARWKAMLADYRPPEFDAAKDRELKAFIEDRKASMPDQWY from the coding sequence ATGTTGCATTCAGAGAACGCTAAACAGGCCGGCCGGCCAACCCGGCGTAACCGCCGTCCGGGCAGGATTACGCAGCGGGGAAATCCACTGCCGAAGGTGCACCTGATTGACCGTAAAACACCGCTGTATAACCTGCTGGATGACGCCGCACTGGATGCACTGGAAGATCAGGCCGACTGGATCCTGGAAGATATCGGCATTGTGTTTAAAAACGATGAAGAAGCGCTGGCACTGTTTGCCGCTGCCGGAGCATTGGTCGACGGCGACCGGGTGCGTTTTCCTCAGGGGCTGGCCCGGCAGTTGTGTCAGACAGCGCCCCACAGGTTTAACCTGTACGGCCGCAAGCCGGATTATGTGGTGCCGGTGGGGGGTAAATCGGTGGTACTTACCCCGGCTTACGGCTCCCCCTTTGTGACGGATCTGGATAATGGCCGGCGTTATGCCACCCTGAATGACTTTGAAAATTTCGTCAAACTGGCGCAGCAGACACCCTGGCTCCAGCACTCCGGTGGCACTGTCTGTGAACCGGTGAACATTCCGGTGAACAAGCGCCATCTGGATATGACGTACGCCCATCTGCGGTATTCTGAAAAGCCCTTTATGGGCGCGGTGACCAGTGCCGAACGGGCAGAGGATTCTATCACCATGGCCCGGCTGGTCTACGGGCAGGAGTACATGGATACGCACTGTGTGATTCAGGGCAATATCAATGTGAATTCGCCGCTGGTATTCGATGACGTGATGACAGGTTCCCTGAAGGCGTATGCCCGGGCGAATCAGGGCATTGTGTTATCGCCCTTTATTCTCGGTGGTGCGATGGGCCCGGTGACCCAGCCGGCCCTGATTGCCCAGGCCCATGCGGAAGCTATGGTGGGCATTGCGCTGGGGCAACTGGTGCGGCCCGGCTCCCCGGTGGTATATGGCAATTTTCTCACCACGATGAATCTCAAGAGCGGCGCACCGACATTCGGTACGCCTGAAGCCAACCTGTCTGCGCTGGCGATTGGCCAACTGTGCCGCCGGCTGGGCCTGCCGCTGCGGTGCGGCGGGCACTTAACTGCTTCTAAAGTGGCAGACGGACAGGCTATGCAGGAATCCTCCGACAGCATGAATGCGGGGCTGCTGGCCGGGGGCAATTATATTCTCCATGCCGCGGGCTGGCTGGAAGGCGGGCTGACCATGGGCTATGAAAAATTTGTTATGGATCTGGACCGCTGCGGCATGATCCATACCCAGCTGGCCGGGCTGACCATTGATGCCAACAGCCTGGGGACCCAGGCCTATTTGCAGGCCGGCCCCGGCGAAAACTTCCTTGCCACCGAGCACACCATGGCGAACTTCCGCGAGGCGAATTATCTCTCTGATCTGGCGGATACCAATTCTTTTGAGCAGTGGCAGGAAGACGGCAGCCTGACGATCGAACAGCGTGCCAATGCCCGCTGGAAAGCCATGCTGGCTGACTACCGGCCACCGGAATTTGATGCCGCCAAAGACCGCGAACTGAAGGCCTTCATTGAAGACCGCAAAGCCTCCATGCCGGATCAGTGGTACTGA
- a CDS encoding LysR substrate-binding domain-containing protein: protein MRFRHYDSLRLFDVVARHLSFTQAAEELHLTKGAVSYQITRLEEALGFSLFIRKHKGILLTPKGKQLWHTSQAAFHDLENLITQLREDDTSRITVGMSTYFASRWLSPRLMNFMAEHPNISLRLQPMIDLSDFHTENIDMAIRWGKGHWPGMHVELLRQAPVRPATGTKTAAGLAGQPPHEWVNTLTLLHDRENSPAWQEWHQRADEPYHAKQGGLVIQDPNVRVQAMIDGQGVGLYDDLISAELNSGQLEWLSDISMPEYGYFLVYPANALNNPALRAFRDWIIEAAEMPG from the coding sequence ATGCGCTTCAGACACTACGACAGCCTGCGCCTGTTTGATGTGGTCGCCCGCCACCTGAGCTTCACTCAGGCCGCTGAGGAACTGCACCTGACCAAAGGGGCGGTGAGCTATCAGATCACCCGGCTGGAAGAAGCACTGGGATTCAGCCTGTTTATCCGCAAACACAAAGGCATTTTGCTCACCCCCAAAGGTAAGCAGCTTTGGCATACATCTCAGGCGGCCTTTCACGATCTGGAGAACTTAATTACCCAACTGAGAGAAGATGACACCAGCCGGATCACCGTGGGCATGTCGACCTACTTTGCCTCTCGCTGGCTGTCTCCGCGGCTGATGAACTTTATGGCTGAACACCCCAACATCAGCCTGCGGTTACAGCCAATGATTGACCTTTCGGACTTTCATACAGAAAACATTGATATGGCAATTCGCTGGGGTAAAGGCCACTGGCCCGGCATGCATGTGGAACTGCTGCGGCAGGCTCCGGTGCGACCGGCAACCGGCACAAAAACCGCTGCTGGACTGGCAGGCCAGCCGCCCCATGAATGGGTGAATACACTGACACTGCTGCACGACCGGGAGAACAGCCCTGCCTGGCAGGAATGGCATCAGCGGGCAGATGAACCCTACCACGCCAAACAGGGCGGATTGGTGATTCAGGACCCGAACGTCCGGGTGCAGGCGATGATAGATGGTCAGGGCGTGGGGCTATATGACGACCTGATTTCAGCCGAGCTGAACAGTGGCCAGCTGGAATGGCTGTCGGACATCAGCATGCCGGAGTATGGCTACTTTCTGGTGTATCCGGCCAACGCACTGAATAACCCGGCCTTACGGGCTTTCCGGGACTGGATTATCGAGGCGGCTGAAATGCCCGGCTAA
- a CDS encoding putative motility protein, with protein MELSAASISAYQQQNIQAEVGVEMTAKAIKQIEDEGQMALQLINSTVMPTDPTSSLGQNINVYA; from the coding sequence ATGGAACTCTCTGCCGCTTCAATATCCGCTTATCAGCAACAGAATATTCAGGCTGAGGTGGGTGTCGAGATGACAGCGAAAGCGATAAAGCAGATCGAAGATGAAGGTCAGATGGCCCTGCAGCTGATCAACAGCACGGTCATGCCAACGGATCCGACGTCATCGCTGGGGCAAAATATCAATGTGTATGCCTGA
- a CDS encoding transglycosylase SLT domain-containing protein, with the protein MCWLRKQRGLGEVSLLGWMSAVCLLTVLVVYAGFAFLRPMNLDDICSVLDAREGWYEAVQKSHSRWGTPIPVMMAIMHQESKFVADARPGYKWFLGVIPYARQSTAFGYAQALDGVWGDYRSRTGNDQARRDNFADAVDFVGWYTRDTERLTGVPRSDAYGQYLAYHEGRSGYRRGSYNQKLWLLGVAAKVERRMVMYSEQYTRCSAI; encoded by the coding sequence TTGTGCTGGCTGCGTAAGCAGCGTGGTTTGGGAGAGGTGTCTCTGCTGGGCTGGATGAGTGCTGTCTGTTTGCTGACTGTGCTGGTGGTTTATGCCGGATTTGCGTTTTTACGGCCCATGAACCTGGATGATATCTGTTCGGTTCTGGATGCCCGTGAAGGCTGGTATGAGGCGGTGCAGAAAAGCCACAGCCGCTGGGGAACGCCCATTCCGGTGATGATGGCGATTATGCATCAGGAATCTAAGTTTGTGGCTGATGCGCGGCCCGGTTACAAATGGTTTCTGGGGGTGATTCCCTATGCGCGTCAGTCCACCGCCTTCGGCTATGCTCAGGCGCTGGACGGGGTGTGGGGGGATTATCGCAGCCGCACCGGTAATGATCAGGCCCGGCGGGATAATTTTGCCGATGCAGTGGATTTTGTCGGCTGGTATACCCGGGATACGGAACGGCTTACCGGGGTCCCCCGCAGCGATGCCTATGGTCAGTATCTGGCCTATCACGAAGGGCGCAGCGGTTACCGGCGGGGCAGTTATAACCAGAAGCTCTGGTTGCTTGGGGTGGCGGCCAAGGTAGAGCGCCGTATGGTGATGTACAGTGAACAATATACGCGTTGCTCAGCAATCTGA
- a CDS encoding DEAD/DEAH box helicase, with product MFTELGLHQVLADTLHERGYAQPTAVQTAAIPLILDGQDVMAGARTGTGKTAAFVLPLVQRLMAQNSSDKRGDTMPAVLILTPTRELAQQVFKSARDYGAGTGVRSCLVYGGASLNVQIAALQEGVDLLVATPGRLLDLIYKGAVDLSRVESLVFDEADRMLDMGFIGEIRQLLKKLPEQRQTLLFSATFDDAIFKLSKSLLNDPEILQIDTRNSPAEGVEQKIYEVDAEKKHPLLSYLIGSNNWQQVLVFTRTKQAADYLARELTADGLNTKAVHGDKSQGARERELEAFREGDVRVLVATDVAARGLDIDSLNYVVNYQLPHNAEDYIHRIGRTGRAGREGLAVTLMSQDELHLLEPIEILLDEKLNRQWYPGFEPDLNKPAIEKTRRPPSKKQARAEALGLKPKASGKRRGRRR from the coding sequence GTGTTTACAGAACTGGGATTGCATCAGGTATTGGCGGATACCCTTCACGAACGGGGATATGCGCAGCCAACAGCGGTACAGACAGCGGCCATTCCCCTGATTCTTGACGGGCAGGATGTGATGGCCGGTGCCCGTACCGGCACCGGTAAAACGGCGGCATTTGTGTTGCCGCTGGTGCAGCGGTTAATGGCACAAAACAGCTCAGATAAGCGCGGTGATACCATGCCGGCCGTACTGATTCTGACGCCGACCAGAGAGCTTGCCCAGCAGGTGTTTAAGAGCGCCAGGGACTACGGGGCAGGCACCGGTGTTCGCAGTTGTCTGGTGTATGGCGGTGCCAGCCTGAATGTGCAGATAGCAGCGCTGCAGGAAGGTGTCGATCTGCTGGTGGCGACCCCCGGGCGGTTGCTGGATCTTATCTACAAAGGGGCGGTGGATTTAAGCCGGGTAGAAAGCCTGGTCTTTGATGAAGCCGACCGGATGCTGGACATGGGATTCATCGGTGAAATCCGTCAGTTGCTGAAAAAACTGCCAGAACAGCGCCAGACCCTGCTGTTTTCTGCCACCTTTGATGATGCCATTTTCAAGCTCAGCAAGAGCTTACTGAACGATCCTGAAATTCTCCAGATTGATACCCGTAACAGCCCGGCAGAGGGCGTGGAACAGAAAATTTATGAAGTGGATGCGGAGAAAAAGCACCCACTGTTGTCATATCTGATTGGCAGCAATAACTGGCAACAGGTGCTGGTGTTTACCCGTACCAAACAGGCGGCGGATTATCTGGCCCGGGAGCTGACCGCGGACGGCCTGAATACCAAAGCCGTGCACGGAGATAAGTCCCAGGGGGCCCGGGAGCGGGAGCTGGAGGCCTTCCGGGAAGGTGACGTACGGGTGCTGGTGGCAACCGATGTGGCCGCCCGGGGGCTGGATATCGACAGCCTGAATTATGTGGTTAATTACCAGTTGCCCCACAATGCAGAGGATTACATTCACCGCATAGGCCGTACCGGACGGGCCGGCAGGGAAGGGCTGGCCGTTACCCTGATGAGTCAGGATGAACTTCATCTGCTGGAACCGATCGAAATCCTGCTGGATGAAAAGCTTAACCGGCAGTGGTATCCGGGGTTTGAGCCGGATCTGAATAAACCGGCGATTGAAAAGACACGCCGTCCGCCATCGAAAAAACAGGCGCGGGCTGAGGCGCTGGGGCTGAAACCCAAAGCTTCAGGCAAACGCCGCGGACGCCGTCGCTGA
- a CDS encoding nitrate reductase, which produces MKEATSTTPQEQSRGEESSQFAETRAFLFLTGVIAPAVAVSVVVGYGFIVWISQILTGPPGS; this is translated from the coding sequence ATGAAAGAAGCAACAAGTACTACACCGCAGGAACAGTCCCGCGGAGAAGAAAGTTCTCAGTTTGCAGAGACCCGGGCGTTTCTGTTTTTAACCGGGGTTATCGCACCAGCGGTGGCCGTATCCGTTGTTGTCGGTTACGGATTCATTGTCTGGATTTCCCAGATCCTGACCGGACCTCCGGGAAGTTAA
- the napF gene encoding ferredoxin-type protein NapF encodes MVDLSRRALFRGRVSRDQAGKPLRQNLPWIKDEQLFLADCHRCDACIKQCETQIITRGDGGFPTIDFSRGECTFCYQCASACDQPLFWPETEQPWTQTIEIGAKCLTNSGVECRSCEDSCEPYAISFRPRRGQVSPPQIDTDQCNGCGACIRTCPGNAITINHGVQL; translated from the coding sequence ATGGTCGATCTGAGCCGTCGGGCACTCTTCAGAGGTAGAGTGTCCAGAGATCAAGCCGGAAAGCCTCTTCGCCAGAACCTTCCCTGGATCAAGGATGAGCAGCTGTTCCTTGCCGACTGTCACCGCTGTGACGCCTGCATCAAACAGTGCGAAACCCAGATCATTACACGGGGTGACGGCGGTTTCCCGACAATCGATTTCAGCCGCGGCGAATGCACCTTTTGCTATCAGTGCGCCAGCGCCTGTGACCAGCCACTTTTCTGGCCGGAAACAGAACAGCCCTGGACACAAACCATAGAAATCGGTGCCAAGTGCCTGACCAACAGCGGCGTAGAATGCCGCAGCTGTGAAGACAGCTGTGAACCTTACGCCATCAGTTTCCGCCCACGGCGGGGCCAGGTCAGTCCCCCTCAGATCGACACCGACCAATGTAACGGCTGTGGCGCCTGCATCCGCACCTGCCCCGGCAATGCCATCACAATCAATCATGGAGTCCAGCTATGA
- a CDS encoding chaperone NapD: MNAQQDDSYHDDKDLHIASLVVMSHPDHLQQVQDKICSIPGTEIPNSTPEGKMVVVLEADDQAQLLDRIDHIQGSDHILSASLVYHHIA; this comes from the coding sequence ATGAACGCGCAACAGGATGATTCGTATCACGACGACAAGGACCTGCATATCGCCAGTCTGGTCGTCATGAGCCACCCCGATCATCTGCAACAGGTACAAGACAAGATTTGCAGTATCCCCGGAACGGAAATTCCTAACTCCACGCCAGAGGGAAAAATGGTCGTCGTGCTGGAAGCTGACGATCAGGCCCAGTTACTGGACCGGATCGATCACATCCAGGGATCAGATCACATTCTTTCAGCGTCACTGGTGTACCACCACATCGCGTGA